A part of Deltaproteobacteria bacterium genomic DNA contains:
- a CDS encoding GMC family oxidoreductase, which translates to MIRSARSLGADLALRAEVCVIGSGAGGAVAAAELSAGGRDVVVLEAGPHWTKQDFTQREDEMLPRLFEEAGMRQTADGAITVLQGRCIGGSTVHNLCYCFRTPDPILALWRDEHGLPELTPAALEPSFGRVEAGLQVKQIREDEVNALNRIIRRGTQALGWSGFVTRHNRENCVQSGYCILGCSYDAKRSMLVTYVPRADAAGARIWSDAQVERIEAAGGRVRRVHARAAGASGPGPRITVEAPVVVLAAGAVATPDLLLRSRLANRSGWVGRGLHLHPSVMVAGFFEEPIHAYRGIPQSWYVDEFIDLERDPHQGYVLMPITGFPALEGTQLPGFGRDHFRWMRQFAHTAGLLVMLHDRSEGSVESGPSLARPRLRYTLERDDERQLAEGLVHCCELLLAAGAREVLVPYLDEPLVVRPGDDLRAITRRGAAAGTIPIASTHPQSSCRMGGDPRRSVVNAWGECHELPGLFVADMSVFPTSLGAPPQITTAALADRTARHVLERWPAWGR; encoded by the coding sequence GTGATCCGCTCGGCCCGCTCGCTCGGCGCCGACCTCGCGCTGCGCGCCGAGGTCTGCGTGATCGGCTCCGGTGCCGGCGGGGCGGTAGCGGCCGCGGAGCTCTCGGCAGGCGGCCGCGACGTCGTCGTGCTCGAAGCGGGTCCGCACTGGACGAAGCAGGACTTCACCCAGCGCGAGGACGAGATGCTGCCGCGGCTCTTCGAGGAAGCCGGGATGCGCCAGACCGCGGACGGCGCGATCACGGTCCTCCAGGGCCGCTGCATCGGCGGCTCGACCGTGCACAACCTCTGCTACTGCTTCCGCACGCCGGATCCGATCCTCGCCCTCTGGCGCGACGAGCACGGGCTGCCGGAGCTCACGCCGGCCGCGCTCGAGCCCTCCTTCGGGCGCGTCGAGGCCGGCCTCCAGGTCAAGCAGATCCGCGAGGACGAGGTGAACGCGCTGAACCGGATCATCCGGCGGGGCACGCAGGCGCTCGGCTGGTCCGGCTTCGTCACGCGTCACAACCGCGAGAATTGCGTGCAGTCCGGCTACTGCATCCTCGGCTGCAGCTACGACGCGAAGCGCTCGATGCTGGTCACCTACGTCCCGCGCGCAGACGCGGCGGGCGCGCGCATCTGGTCCGACGCCCAGGTGGAACGGATCGAGGCGGCCGGCGGGCGCGTGCGCCGGGTCCACGCGCGGGCCGCCGGCGCCAGCGGGCCGGGTCCCCGGATCACCGTCGAGGCGCCGGTCGTGGTGCTCGCGGCGGGCGCGGTGGCGACGCCCGATCTGCTGCTGCGCAGCCGCCTGGCGAACCGCAGCGGCTGGGTCGGGCGCGGCCTGCACCTGCACCCCTCGGTGATGGTCGCGGGCTTCTTCGAGGAGCCGATCCACGCCTATCGCGGCATCCCCCAGAGCTGGTACGTCGACGAGTTCATCGACCTCGAGCGCGACCCCCACCAGGGCTACGTGCTGATGCCGATCACGGGCTTTCCGGCCCTCGAGGGCACGCAGCTTCCGGGCTTCGGCCGCGACCACTTCCGCTGGATGCGGCAGTTCGCGCACACCGCCGGCCTGCTGGTGATGCTCCACGACCGCAGCGAGGGCAGCGTCGAGTCGGGGCCCTCGCTCGCGCGGCCGCGCCTTCGCTACACGCTCGAGCGCGACGACGAGCGCCAGCTCGCCGAGGGCCTCGTCCACTGCTGCGAGCTGCTGCTCGCCGCCGGCGCGCGCGAGGTCCTGGTGCCCTACCTGGACGAGCCGCTGGTGGTGCGCCCGGGGGACGACCTTCGGGCGATCACGCGCCGCGGCGCCGCGGCCGGCACGATCCCGATCGCCTCGACCCATCCGCAGTCGAGCTGCCGGATGGGCGGCGATCCGCGCCGCTCGGTCGTGAACGCCTGGGGCGAGTGCCACGAGCTCCCGGGCCTCTTCGTGGCCGACATGAGCGTGTTCCCGACCTCGCTCGGCGCGCCGCCGCAGATCACGACCGCCGCGCTCGCCGACCGCACCGCACGTCACGTGCTCGAGCGCTGGCCCGCCTGGGGCCGCTGA
- a CDS encoding universal stress protein: MIETVLIATDGSEAGAGAERYGVALAARLGARVAAVSVVEERMARGLRAEGLGVPPPPLEALEAFLSARAEAACRRVAAAAREKSVECSTETTRGVADDVIVERGKQADLLVLGRDGEHAGFRTALIGSTVDGVLRKTSKPAVVVPAGAELVGPVLLAFDGSPGSRIAARLAVEIAGKLGESIHVFVDSKDKGRSAARFDEVRRLLGAPNVGVREAASTLGRPDAKIVDAAREAGAGMIVMGAFGRSRIHEYFLGSNSAAVVRSSPIAVLLAR; this comes from the coding sequence ATGATCGAGACGGTGCTGATCGCGACGGACGGGTCCGAGGCGGGGGCGGGAGCCGAGCGCTACGGCGTGGCGCTGGCCGCGCGCCTCGGCGCGCGGGTGGCCGCGGTGTCGGTGGTGGAGGAGCGCATGGCGCGCGGCCTGCGGGCCGAGGGCCTGGGCGTGCCGCCGCCGCCGCTCGAGGCGCTCGAGGCGTTCCTGTCCGCCCGTGCCGAGGCGGCCTGCCGGCGCGTCGCCGCGGCGGCGCGCGAGAAGAGCGTCGAGTGCAGCACCGAGACGACCCGCGGCGTGGCCGACGACGTGATCGTCGAGCGCGGCAAGCAGGCCGACCTGCTGGTGCTCGGCCGCGACGGGGAGCACGCCGGCTTCCGTACCGCGCTGATCGGCTCGACGGTGGACGGCGTCCTGCGCAAGACCTCGAAGCCCGCCGTGGTGGTGCCGGCCGGCGCCGAGCTCGTAGGGCCGGTGCTCCTCGCCTTCGACGGATCGCCGGGCTCGCGGATCGCGGCGCGCCTCGCGGTCGAGATCGCCGGCAAGCTCGGCGAGTCGATCCACGTCTTCGTGGACTCGAAGGACAAGGGCCGCTCGGCGGCGCGCTTCGACGAGGTGCGCCGGCTGCTCGGCGCGCCCAACGTCGGGGTGCGCGAGGCCGCCTCGACGCTCGGCCGGCCCGACGCCAAGATCGTGGACGCCGCGCGCGAGGCCGGCGCCGGCATGATCGTGATGGGCGCCTTCGGCCGCAGCCGCATCCACGAGTACTTCCTCGGCAGCAACTCGGCTGCCGTGGTGCGCAGCTCGCCGATCGCGGTACTGCTGGCGCGCTGA
- a CDS encoding AarF/UbiB family protein, with product MAKPGAAATLGAVERIERARRLGVTVGRVYLGIKTNQVLARGLPREQMRQRWRRFHRDSAESVYQTAVDLRGLVLKGCQYLGARADLLPREWVEVLARLQDRVPPRSLPVIRRVVEHELGHPLESVFRRFSPQPVASASLAQVHEAVLHDGTRVAVKVQYPEIADLVRSDLSNLRALFRAIGWLERDLDLMPIVDELGRYLPAELDFLTEARNAERVAALFAGCRDVRVPRIHPEWTTGRVLVMEYVDGVKVTDRLALTAAGIDPDAVVRTLVEAWCRQVLVDGFFQADPHPGNLLVEPDGAGGARLVLLDFGLAKELPGSFREDLLVLLAAVLQRDPDAIAWSLDDLGFVTRDGSLASLATLARVGLEMLRELSASGSLGPEAMERIGERLVEQMRDDPLVRVPSHVVLLARTLGLLSGVARSLESRVDPLSIVFPYMTGAVSR from the coding sequence ATGGCGAAGCCGGGCGCGGCGGCAACCCTCGGAGCGGTGGAACGCATCGAGCGGGCGCGCCGGCTCGGGGTCACGGTCGGGCGCGTGTACCTCGGCATCAAGACGAACCAGGTGCTCGCCCGGGGCCTGCCGCGCGAGCAGATGCGCCAGCGCTGGCGGCGCTTCCACCGCGACAGCGCCGAGAGCGTCTACCAGACCGCCGTGGACCTGCGCGGCCTGGTGCTGAAGGGCTGCCAGTACCTCGGCGCGCGCGCCGACCTGCTCCCGCGCGAGTGGGTCGAGGTGCTCGCGCGCCTGCAGGACCGGGTGCCGCCGCGTTCGCTGCCCGTGATCCGGCGCGTGGTCGAGCACGAGCTCGGCCACCCGCTCGAGTCCGTCTTCCGGCGCTTCTCGCCACAGCCGGTGGCGTCGGCCTCGCTCGCGCAGGTGCACGAGGCGGTGCTCCACGACGGCACGCGGGTCGCGGTGAAGGTGCAGTATCCCGAGATCGCCGACCTGGTCCGCAGCGACCTCTCGAACCTGCGCGCGCTGTTCCGGGCGATCGGCTGGCTGGAGCGCGACCTCGACCTGATGCCGATCGTCGACGAGCTGGGCCGCTACCTGCCGGCCGAGCTCGACTTCCTGACCGAGGCGCGCAACGCAGAGCGGGTGGCAGCGCTCTTCGCCGGCTGCCGCGACGTGCGTGTGCCGCGCATCCATCCCGAGTGGACCACCGGGCGCGTGCTGGTGATGGAGTACGTGGACGGCGTGAAGGTCACCGACCGGCTGGCGCTCACCGCCGCCGGGATCGACCCCGATGCGGTGGTGCGTACGCTCGTCGAGGCCTGGTGCCGGCAGGTGCTGGTGGACGGCTTCTTCCAGGCCGATCCCCACCCGGGCAACCTGCTGGTCGAACCCGACGGTGCCGGTGGCGCGCGTCTCGTGCTGCTCGACTTCGGCCTCGCCAAGGAGCTGCCGGGCTCGTTCCGCGAGGACCTGCTGGTGCTGCTGGCCGCCGTCCTGCAACGCGATCCCGACGCCATCGCCTGGTCCCTCGACGATCTGGGCTTCGTGACGCGCGACGGCTCGCTCGCCTCCCTGGCGACGCTTGCGCGCGTCGGCCTCGAGATGCTGCGCGAGCTGTCGGCGTCGGGCTCGCTCGGGCCGGAGGCCATGGAGCGGATCGGCGAGCGACTGGTCGAGCAGATGCGCGACGACCCGCTGGTCCGGGTGCCGAGCCACGTGGTGCTGTTGGCGCGCACCCTGGGGCTGCTCTCGGGCGTGGCGCGCTCCCTCGAGAGCCGCGTCGACCCGCTGTCGATCGTCTTCCCCTACATGACCGGCGCGGTGTCGCGTTAG
- a CDS encoding LLM class flavin-dependent oxidoreductase, which translates to MRPPLALGLALGGPADARGWARACALAAWADRVGLDSLWLPEGHLRRGAPASPLLGLAAFAMHTGRIRLATTSLLLSIHDPLRVAAEVAALDQLSGGRVVLGLGRGFEPAMLRAFGVEPRTKRDRFEDALDTILHAWRDAGDGAPRPLQRPHPPLFVAAFGPKGLAQAARRGLPYLASPLESLAALERNYARHTELLPPGAPVPPVAVMRTVHVAADGAEARRVREAADAEFAALAARSTGVLAGAASGSAAERTIVGEAAEVADTIARYRERLGVDLLVVRGAARSDERERRASLERLAGDVLPRL; encoded by the coding sequence GTGCGACCTCCGCTCGCGCTCGGCCTCGCGCTCGGCGGCCCCGCCGATGCGCGCGGCTGGGCGCGAGCGTGCGCGCTCGCGGCGTGGGCCGACCGGGTGGGACTCGATTCGCTCTGGTTGCCCGAGGGCCATCTGCGCCGCGGCGCGCCGGCCTCCCCGCTGCTCGGGCTCGCGGCCTTCGCCATGCACACCGGGCGGATCCGGCTCGCCACCACCTCGCTCCTGCTCTCGATCCACGACCCGCTCCGGGTCGCTGCCGAGGTGGCAGCGCTCGACCAGCTCTCGGGGGGCCGCGTCGTGCTCGGGCTCGGCCGCGGCTTCGAGCCGGCGATGCTGCGGGCCTTCGGCGTCGAGCCGCGCACCAAGCGCGACCGCTTCGAGGACGCCCTCGACACGATCCTGCACGCCTGGCGCGACGCGGGCGACGGCGCGCCGCGCCCCCTGCAGCGCCCGCACCCGCCGCTCTTCGTCGCCGCCTTCGGCCCGAAGGGTCTCGCGCAGGCGGCCCGCCGCGGGCTTCCCTACCTGGCCTCCCCGCTCGAGAGCCTGGCCGCGCTCGAGCGCAACTACGCCCGCCACACGGAGCTGCTGCCGCCGGGAGCGCCGGTGCCGCCCGTCGCGGTGATGCGGACCGTCCACGTCGCCGCCGACGGCGCCGAGGCGCGCCGGGTGCGGGAGGCCGCCGATGCGGAGTTCGCCGCGCTCGCTGCGCGCAGCACGGGCGTCCTCGCCGGCGCGGCCTCCGGGTCCGCGGCGGAGCGCACGATCGTCGGGGAGGCCGCCGAGGTGGCCGACACCATCGCCCGCTATCGCGAGCGGCTGGGGGTCGATCTCCTCGTGGTACGCGGCGCCGCGCGCAGCGACGAGCGCGAGCGGCGCGCCTCGCTCGAGCGGCTCGCGGGCGACGTGCTGCCCCGCCTGTGA
- a CDS encoding pyridoxal-phosphate dependent enzyme: MGAPCSRQAAAATPPGAGAATADTASTAGTAGTAGTGWEPALLRRHPALRALPRARFVNAPTPVEPLALPGAPAGACFVKRDDRSCPLYGGNKPRKLEFLLGAALARRTRRLVTTGGIGTNHGLATTILGRSLGLATTVVCVPQPPSEHVRRQLADLLAFGAEIRFARSVPGAAARVSWALARSRAAGERPLLIPAGGSSALGDVGYVSAAFELAEQVAAGVLPAPAEIYAPLGTGGTVSGLALGLALAGLPTRVVGVLVTDILPPGARRVRALARASLARLRRLDPSLPEVRLDAGSFEITRAQLGAGYGSPTEAGRAAAAIARDAGLALETTYTAKCLAELIDRLRDGRLRAPALFWNTYNSVDYRAHAPADAARHELPAALRAWLARTEAAG; this comes from the coding sequence ATGGGTGCGCCCTGCTCCCGCCAGGCGGCCGCCGCAACCCCGCCCGGTGCGGGTGCGGCCACCGCGGACACCGCGAGCACCGCGGGCACCGCGGGCACCGCGGGCACCGGATGGGAGCCGGCCCTGCTCCGCCGGCACCCCGCCCTCCGCGCCCTGCCCCGCGCCCGCTTCGTGAACGCTCCGACGCCCGTCGAGCCCCTGGCGCTGCCCGGCGCCCCGGCCGGCGCCTGCTTCGTCAAGCGCGACGACCGCTCCTGCCCCCTCTACGGCGGGAACAAGCCGCGCAAGCTCGAGTTCCTGCTCGGCGCGGCGCTCGCGCGCCGGACCCGGCGGCTCGTCACGACCGGCGGCATCGGGACCAATCACGGGCTCGCGACGACGATCCTCGGCCGCTCGCTCGGCCTGGCCACGACCGTCGTGTGCGTGCCCCAGCCGCCGAGCGAACACGTCCGGCGGCAGCTCGCCGACCTGCTCGCCTTCGGCGCCGAGATCCGCTTCGCCCGGAGCGTTCCCGGAGCGGCGGCCCGGGTGTCGTGGGCGCTCGCGCGCTCGAGGGCGGCGGGTGAACGCCCGCTCCTGATCCCGGCCGGCGGCTCCTCGGCCCTCGGCGACGTCGGCTACGTGTCGGCAGCCTTCGAGCTGGCCGAGCAGGTCGCGGCCGGCGTGCTGCCGGCCCCCGCCGAGATCTACGCGCCGCTCGGGACCGGCGGCACGGTCTCGGGGCTGGCGCTCGGGCTCGCACTCGCCGGGTTGCCGACCCGCGTGGTCGGCGTGCTGGTGACCGACATCCTGCCGCCGGGGGCACGCCGCGTACGCGCCCTCGCCCGCGCGAGCCTCGCCCGCCTGCGCCGGCTCGACCCCTCGCTGCCCGAGGTCCGGCTCGACGCGGGTTCCTTCGAGATCACGCGCGCGCAGCTCGGTGCCGGCTACGGCTCCCCCACCGAGGCCGGTCGCGCCGCGGCTGCGATCGCCCGCGATGCCGGGCTCGCGCTCGAGACGACCTACACGGCAAAATGTCTGGCGGAGCTGATCGACCGCCTCCGCGACGGGCGGCTGCGGGCGCCAGCGCTGTTCTGGAACACCTACAACTCGGTGGACTACCGCGCGCACGCGCCCGCCGACGCCGCGCGCCACGAGCTGCCGGCCGCCCTGCGTGCCTGGCTGGCGCGCACGGAGGCGGCGGGATGA
- a CDS encoding CBS domain-containing protein translates to MTRETSPATLSTTTRVRDIMQTKIVTIGVTERLSTVEDIMTLGRVRHMPVVHGGRLVGVLSQRDLLRTSLSELGSYGSEARRAFLHAIEIEGVMSAPPIVIDPDASVQLAARLMADHKVGCLPVVDGEELVGLVTETDVLCWVAGVSPDPAGS, encoded by the coding sequence ATGACTCGCGAGACGTCCCCCGCGACCCTGAGCACGACGACGCGCGTCCGCGACATCATGCAGACGAAGATCGTCACGATCGGTGTGACGGAACGCCTGTCGACGGTCGAGGATATCATGACGCTCGGACGGGTGCGCCACATGCCCGTGGTGCACGGCGGCCGGCTGGTCGGGGTGCTCTCGCAGCGCGATCTGCTCCGGACCTCGCTCTCCGAGCTCGGCTCCTACGGCAGCGAGGCCCGGCGCGCCTTCCTGCACGCGATCGAGATCGAGGGGGTGATGTCGGCCCCGCCGATCGTGATCGACCCGGATGCCTCGGTCCAGCTCGCGGCGCGGCTGATGGCGGACCACAAGGTGGGCTGCCTGCCGGTCGTCGACGGCGAGGAGCTCGTGGGGCTCGTCACCGAGACCGACGTGCTCTGCTGGGTCGCGGGCGTGTCGCCCGACCCGGCCGGAAGCTGA
- a CDS encoding aldehyde dehydrogenase family protein, with protein MAVVESVPDVPGRRRRLRLRHPATLDEIGEIEIHTADDVRAAVESARKAQPHWAEASFEERGRVLRRAVQVLLQRQDEFVATIARETGKPEFEALSAELLAGCDALEFWAKRARKVLADRTVPLHLMKSKKLRLVHKPLGVVGIVTPWNFPFLLALNPTAQALMAGNAVVLKPSEVTPHAGHLVEELFRAAGLPEGLVQCVTGDGTTGAALVEAGVDKISFTGSVRTGRKVAEACGRQLVPCTLELGGKDPMVVCADADLERAAAGAVYGAFANAGQVCVSTERVYVVDEVADEFVRRVVELTGRLRQGTGGETDVGPMIWPPQLEVVERHVEDARRRGARVRTGGRRNPSYPGLFYEPTVLTEVDHDMLVMREESFGPLMPVMRVRDEADALRLANDSAYGLNANVWTRDKRRGVELARQIQSGCAVVNDCMITYGIPESPFGGVRESGLGRVNGELGLKGYCSVQSIVVDRFGSKSEPIWFPYDARKTRRLRRAMRLLWGTPLGRWLS; from the coding sequence ATGGCCGTCGTCGAGTCCGTACCCGACGTCCCGGGCCGGCGCCGCCGGCTGCGCCTGCGCCATCCGGCGACGCTGGACGAGATCGGCGAGATCGAGATCCACACCGCCGACGACGTGCGCGCGGCCGTCGAGTCGGCGCGCAAGGCGCAGCCGCACTGGGCCGAAGCGAGCTTCGAGGAGCGCGGCCGCGTGCTGCGCCGCGCGGTGCAGGTCCTGCTCCAGCGACAGGACGAGTTCGTCGCGACGATCGCGCGCGAGACCGGCAAGCCCGAGTTCGAGGCGCTCTCGGCGGAGCTCCTCGCCGGCTGCGACGCGCTCGAGTTCTGGGCCAAGCGCGCGCGCAAGGTGCTCGCCGACCGCACCGTACCGCTGCACCTGATGAAGTCGAAGAAGCTGCGGCTCGTGCACAAGCCGCTCGGCGTGGTCGGGATCGTCACGCCCTGGAACTTCCCGTTCCTCCTGGCGCTCAACCCGACGGCGCAGGCGCTGATGGCGGGCAACGCCGTCGTGCTCAAGCCCTCCGAGGTGACGCCGCACGCGGGCCACCTCGTCGAGGAGCTGTTCCGCGCCGCCGGCCTGCCCGAAGGGCTCGTGCAGTGCGTGACCGGGGACGGCACGACCGGTGCGGCGCTGGTCGAAGCGGGCGTCGACAAGATCAGCTTCACCGGCAGCGTGCGAACCGGGCGCAAGGTGGCCGAGGCCTGTGGCCGCCAGCTCGTCCCGTGCACGCTCGAGCTCGGCGGCAAGGACCCGATGGTGGTGTGCGCCGACGCCGATCTCGAGCGCGCCGCGGCCGGCGCCGTGTACGGCGCCTTCGCCAACGCGGGGCAGGTGTGCGTATCGACCGAACGCGTCTACGTGGTCGACGAGGTGGCGGACGAGTTCGTGCGGCGCGTGGTGGAGCTCACCGGGCGCCTGCGCCAGGGTACCGGCGGCGAGACCGACGTCGGCCCGATGATCTGGCCCCCGCAGCTCGAGGTGGTCGAGCGCCACGTCGAGGACGCGCGCCGGCGGGGCGCGCGCGTGCGCACCGGCGGCCGCCGCAACCCGAGCTACCCGGGCCTCTTCTACGAGCCGACCGTGCTCACCGAGGTCGACCACGACATGCTCGTGATGCGCGAGGAGAGCTTCGGGCCGCTGATGCCGGTGATGCGGGTGCGCGACGAGGCAGACGCGCTGCGCCTGGCCAACGACAGCGCCTACGGGCTCAACGCCAACGTCTGGACGCGCGACAAGCGGCGGGGTGTCGAGCTGGCCCGGCAGATCCAGTCCGGTTGCGCGGTGGTCAACGACTGCATGATCACCTACGGGATCCCGGAGTCACCCTTCGGCGGCGTCCGGGAGAGCGGCCTCGGGCGGGTCAACGGCGAGCTCGGGCTCAAGGGCTACTGCTCGGTGCAGTCGATCGTGGTCGATCGCTTCGGCTCGAAGTCCGAGCCGATCTGGTTCCCCTACGACGCCCGCAAGACGCGCAGGCTACGGCGGGCGATGCGACTCTTGTGGGGTACACCGCTCGGGCGCTGGCTGTCGTGA